tacttttattattattattattattattattaccatattactattattactatcATCATACttaaaatgtataaaatatgGTCTGCATTTTATGGACTCCATTTACATAACCCTTTTTTTCGGCTCCTGCAAGCACCCAAAGCTTTACATTATGATgtctcacattcacccattcacacaccgatgggccatgcttgtgtgagtgtactgtggcagaggctgccatgcaaggcgccaacctgtTCATCAAAGTATATCACACCATATAGATCACTAAAAACTGTGTGTGGCCAACTAACCTCCATGACTGAGTGGATCCAGTCCAGCAGGTCATCCACGTTGCAGTAGACTCCGGGCCTTCCCTCGCGAGCGCAGCCCACACCCCAGCTCACCACGCCGACCAGCCGCCAGCGGTCAGCCAGGAACACCAGGGGCCCACCACTGTCCCCCTATCAGGCCCGCACAGAGGAGGAGGTCATCAGCATACAGAGAAGCAGCCACACCCAGGTCACACAGGTCTTATAttcaatttatttttatttaatgcatattactgtaaaccatcAACagtactgtctacactgcactatatttctTGTCCTGTTTTTGCATCACCTGTCTATAATGGTAAGTTActatcagtgttgggaaggttactttagaaatgtaatgtgttacagttacaagttaccctgtttaaaatgtaatagtagtgtaactatttgaattactttttctgagtaacgtaactaattacttttgattactttttgattacttttcggattttttaatgatatatatagtccccaaatccatgcaaagatttcgcccttggtctacaggctgccgagcagttctgtacaagcgcacaaggcagcaagggcattcaatacatgaattagcatcacattttttgtgaggataatataatgataatcataacacgtttacaggcaggcatgtaggcctacgctgatggcgctgtagacgtgatagagcctatcagaaggtctcgtatcaaactatggctgtggagggaaacagttctttttacatacaatattctttgcaaggttttgctgacaatattgagatgtaattcaaattgtaattttgaaaaatttcaaaagtacctgtaattgaattacaattttttcaacagtaactgtaatatattactgttacatttattttgtaattaaattacgtaactcaattacatgtaatgcgttactccccaacactggttaCTATgcatgtacgtaggcatacgcggcatacggtgcagccgctgctacagcggccgcacctcggtgctcgggccctaataatgtTGCAAATGTTTCACCTGGCACGCATCTACTTTGCCCTCTAGGAAGCCGGCGCAGATCATCCTGGGTGAGATGAGACTGCCGTAGGTGGTGGGCGACGCACACGTGGAGCGGTCTATCAGCGGCACCTCGGCCTTCTGGAGCCGTGGAGACACTTTCCCTGAAGAGAAGAGGACAAGAGGAGACGGTCAGGGATTACAAGACTGAGATGGTGCCATTAAAATATAGGAAAGGAAAGCATGCAAAGCGTATGATTGATTTCATTTTATTgaaattatttcattttatttgacaCATGCTATGGaaatattgttatttatttctcGAGGACTAGGGATGGCCGCCAATTACATTACATGTAAACAGTAAAAGTTGTGTTGACAACACAGATAACTTGCTGACAAATTATGtcaaaacacaataaaaatCATAAGCTAATTTGAATTGAGTGTTTGATCCATGCAGCTGCTTACCCTTCTCCTCCAGGTATCCCCAGCCGGTCACCACCAGAGGGTCCCCACCCTTCAGGCCCTGGTTGTGGGGAGGGAGGCACACGGGCCTGCGTGCATCTGCCAAGAagcaacacacacgcaacaaGAGTGAACACACGCCCTCCAATACAACAGCTGTCATATTAGTCCTTGGGCTTAAAGCAGGACTGCAGCTATGCATTAGTACGTTTGCAAAACATTCCATTCCAAACTCTACAcagttctgtttctcttttccctctttctgttgttgttgtgatttcATCATTTGACCAGTAGAGGTCAGACTACTGGTAAACGGCAAAGCAAAGGCAGTATAGAACCTCTTGAGCCATATTGTTTACACCTTTCTCCCTCTAGACACTCAGGGGTGATGGTTGGTATGAGTGCAGTGCTGACTGAGAGTGGCTGCCCGTCTGTGAGGCACATGTACCCCACGCTTCTGTCTAtgtaaggtgctgtgtccaccaaacgcgttttttgcacccacggcgacaattttcaatgtaaagtctatgtagctcagtgCTCAcagccctcggcggaaaaaagctgTCGGCGCTGActgttttttgtcgcagcgctcagagcgctcaaagttgaaatctgttcaacttttagaacagcgccgggctcgtcaatggcacttctcgttataaaccgtctctggttttggtaacttagcaacaataaacgcttatcgaagcgccgagagaaggaggttgagggcgctctggccgtaaaaaacgtgtttggtggacacagcacctaaagcgCACTGAATGAGATGCGCTACATAAATCAACTAGCCTTGCCTGGCCTTTCCACTGTGCTGCACACTTACCTCCAACACTGATGGGGCTGCTCAGCTTCATCATGGCGATGTCGTAGTCGTTCCTCTTGGGGTCATAGCCACTGTGCATGATGATCTTCTCCACGGATGACCCTCCTGCCGTCCCCATGTACGTCCGGCCCGACACCACCTTCCATCGACTCACCTCCTTCTTTGAGCTTTAGCGCGGGAGAGATGGACGGGAGGTCAGTAACGAGGGCAGAGGCAACGCACACTAAACAGGTATTCCTGTCGCACAGGTCAACAGCTATTTCTATCAATTATCCTTCAGAGAGGGCAAATTAATTAATGGCAACACAGCTAAATAAGTAGTGTACGCAGTGTCACTGTGTCAACTGCCCCAAGCAGGTTCTTTAGTACAGTTCTAGAAGTCTTACAGTAATACCTGAAACCGCCAGTACTGTGTTAGTACACTACTATCAGCATTGTCtgcgcttgcgtgtgtgtgtgcgtgtgtgtgtgtgtgtgtgtgttggtttgcgtgtgtgtgtgtgtgtgtgtgtgtgtgtgtgtgtgtgtgtgtgtgtgtgtgtgtgtgtgtgtgtgtgtgtgtgtcatacgcCACTCACCCTGAGAAGCAGTGGGCAGCAGAGACGACCCATTGCGGGGACACTAGCGAGCCTCCGCAGGTGTGCTGTCCGTTCTGCTGCAGGCTCACCTGCCACGGCCAGTCCTCGATGTCCGCGGACACGCCCCCCACGATGCGCTCCGAAGTGCCCGACCGTGTCCCGCAGTCTGTGGAGAGCAAAAGCACAACCTGATTACTCACATACctctggacatacacacacaaacacacacacacacacacacacacacacacacacacacacacacacacacacagcccattggCATTGGGAGAAATGAATCTCTGTGACATATTTCACATATCACATGTCACATGTTCCTATGTTCATCTACCGTATCTTGGTAcaagcattttgtttttgttgttgttttccccaAATAGCATTGATGATCATGGAGAAATTTTGCACAGCACAGTGCTAATGAAGCTAAATGCATTCCATTGAAGTATGCTTTAAAGTGAGACaaccactagggggcagcaTTTCCCATGTTATAATAGACTACACATCACGGGTAGAAGTAAACATGAACTTTAATTTAACCCATGGATGACTATAGTGATTTTACTTCCTTTACAGCACTATAGGTACTGGCTGAACATTGTTGATCAGTTGTGGTGGAAGTTTTTCTTAAGGCAGATAATATATTCATACTGTGATACCCATATGAGCTGGCAGTACCAATGTAGAAATGGCTAGACCAAGAAAAGCCTTCAATCATGATTTCGGtttcattaatgcaaatataaGAGTCCGGGTTATATCTGTAACAAATGTTATGACGATCTGAAATCCCTGACTAATTCTctagagacttttttttttttatggaaacACTTACTAGAAGCCAAAAGGATGATAGCAGAAATGGCTGTATCTCAGAAACTACAAGAAATTACATGGTTACAAATGCCTGGTACTGTTGGATTGAGTAGAAGTTGAATCTTAATGAAACACAGCTGTGGGGTGTTTCCTTAATATATTATTTCAGTCTCTGTCACATGTGAGTTAAACTTCTTACATGAAATGCATATTAGGTAGGCTACTTCCAGGTCAATTCCCAGCTCACTGAAGGAACCAATCAAGTATGAGGATAGCATTTTTCTAATGTTAATGGTACAAGCAAAAACAATCTGTACTGCAGTGGCTAAAATATAATTTGAAtgtagaaaacaaaaacaacaacaagcctTTCTCATAAGTAACCTCTGTGATACTCTGTTGAGAAGTGAGGAGCTTTGCATGTCAGTATGTCAGCCTTGTCTATTTCCCCTTGCCTATTTTCAGCAGCTATTTCCGTTCCTTCCAAGACCACTATCGTACATGTGCCTGAACTTGTCAGGGACATGTCTCAATATGCCTGCATTCATTCAGTGGACAGTGTTAGCAACCGTGTTTATGGAATTTTCTACTTTTAACCAAGACCTGATTGATGCTTTCCTTGGGGTTTtgagacacaagacacaagatgATAATGTGGTAAAGAATATTTGGGTCAGTCTTATCTGTgatgtttacctgtgtgtgtgtgtgtgtgtgtgtgtgtgtgtgtgtgtgtgtgtgtgtgtgtgtgtgtgtgtgtgtgtgtgtgtgtgtgtgtctgtgtctgtgtgtgtgggtgggtgtgtgtcagagagagagacagcgagagagagagagagagagagagagagagagagagagagagagagagagagatgagacccTAGCTGAAGAGCTTGGGAAATGTGTTGTGTCGTGAAGGAATAAACTCTTAATCGTatttcaaaaatgaaaaaaagaaaacactccATACAATAGAAGGGAGTGGTGTGACCTGCCAAAGAtgcacgagagagaaagaaagagagaggagagagagagacagagagagagagggggggggggttacctgAGCAGGTCAATGTGACAACTGATCCCGAACTGCACACTTTTCTGTCagacagaaataaaacaaaagtg
The Sardina pilchardus chromosome 13, fSarPil1.1, whole genome shotgun sequence genome window above contains:
- the tmprss4a gene encoding transmembrane protease serine 4a isoform X3, which encodes MSTQVQQKKKGVSVKRALLTALLVLIILAILAVAAFFIKQLVESKYFFCSRSLQFVPLEKTCDGRQDCSSGEDESTCVSSFTNNETFPVRLATNRSVLQVYTGQSGWKSVCAEGFNQKHTELACNQLGYTSKPSFSSVSSQLISSTLGTSFCAVGSSTGSALQKLVSDRKVCSSGSVVTLTCSDCGTRSGTSERIVGGVSADIEDWPWQVSLQQNGQHTCGGSLVSPQWVVSAAHCFSGSKKEVSRWKVVSGRTYMGTAGGSSVEKIIMHSGYDPKRNDYDIAMMKLSSPISVGDARRPVCLPPHNQGLKGGDPLVVTGWGYLEEKGKVSPRLQKAEVPLIDRSTCASPTTYGSLISPRMICAGFLEGKVDACQGDSGGPLVFLADRWRLVGVVSWGVGCAREGRPGVYCNVDDLLDWIHSVMEL
- the tmprss4a gene encoding transmembrane protease serine 4a isoform X1 encodes the protein MRTNTQAAEESSAPLNPTQQLVVARPGRRRKSMSTQVQQKKKGVSVKRALLTALLVLIILAILAVAAFFIKQLVESKYFFCSRSLQFVPLEKTCDGRQDCSSGEDESTCVSSFTNNETFPVRLATNRSVLQVYTGQSGWKSVCAEGFNQKHTELACNQLGYTSKPSFSSVSSQLISSTLGTSFCAVGSSTGSALQKLVSDRKVCSSGSVVTLTCSDCGTRSGTSERIVGGVSADIEDWPWQVSLQQNGQHTCGGSLVSPQWVVSAAHCFSGSKKEVSRWKVVSGRTYMGTAGGSSVEKIIMHSGYDPKRNDYDIAMMKLSSPISVGDARRPVCLPPHNQGLKGGDPLVVTGWGYLEEKGKVSPRLQKAEVPLIDRSTCASPTTYGSLISPRMICAGFLEGKVDACQGDSGGPLVFLADRWRLVGVVSWGVGCAREGRPGVYCNVDDLLDWIHSVMEL
- the tmprss4a gene encoding transmembrane protease serine 4a isoform X2, translated to MRTNTQAAEESSAPLNPTQQFVARPGRRRKSMSTQVQQKKKGVSVKRALLTALLVLIILAILAVAAFFIKQLVESKYFFCSRSLQFVPLEKTCDGRQDCSSGEDESTCVSSFTNNETFPVRLATNRSVLQVYTGQSGWKSVCAEGFNQKHTELACNQLGYTSKPSFSSVSSQLISSTLGTSFCAVGSSTGSALQKLVSDRKVCSSGSVVTLTCSDCGTRSGTSERIVGGVSADIEDWPWQVSLQQNGQHTCGGSLVSPQWVVSAAHCFSGSKKEVSRWKVVSGRTYMGTAGGSSVEKIIMHSGYDPKRNDYDIAMMKLSSPISVGDARRPVCLPPHNQGLKGGDPLVVTGWGYLEEKGKVSPRLQKAEVPLIDRSTCASPTTYGSLISPRMICAGFLEGKVDACQGDSGGPLVFLADRWRLVGVVSWGVGCAREGRPGVYCNVDDLLDWIHSVMEL